The Gambusia affinis linkage group LG11, SWU_Gaff_1.0, whole genome shotgun sequence genome contains a region encoding:
- the LOC122839618 gene encoding FAST kinase domain-containing protein 3, mitochondrial-like isoform X1, whose product MKSVIFMSASVRTACQQASVCFPLYRGLSLCNSSERLTDAEFVSKTVIAEQPGMTDPRCFQRERTRTASAGVALLYEVPATATRRNEATRCHTDGHLAHRPVERAAQHLSSYTPYAKVQRGAAAHVNIQSLFEEDVITELCSKLADLPINDRAEGLATLLQACVEFGLEAQSPPVLILLKECLELLPSRDVGVAQLCQLGKVACALEGRGSSLVAEVMNSISCAVEDMVSPSEAAAVYSLLTVLYEPSCQQQALMLSVLHRQTQRQINRLKSSQVSDILQCLLKLNQKQTISLVLRLSHRASRVFKAFSDDEIIKVLSALITLGQHDEELLAAMEKHLPERLGTCDPELISKVMEYCLHMRCRSEPIFEAVAENFVCSAERHTDTQIAKQVVAIGRLNYLPQCSSQMFKKLENVLTTRFSHFQPRSLLDMLHACIHLERFPLNYMNKIFSPYFLQKLQDKGEPVDKNALRQLTQLHLSASLECTYYWGPRLPFSLHVKKFSSLDQAFESPMETLLYRQVKGPLMQLLGGKYFFARVFTPIGYTVDVEICLDENGFILPQSQWESTNKRIALCLDGQSRFCANTRHLLGKEATKRRHLYRMGYEVVEIPYFEFENQKTQEEQVQYLHDKIFPAVSKFRLSHHTS is encoded by the exons ATGAAGTCCGTCATCTTTATGTCAGCGTCAGTCAGGACGGCATGCCAACAagcctctgtgtgttttcctctgtaCCGTGGCCTCAGTCTCTGCAACTCTTCAGAAAGACTCACAGACGCTGAGTTTGTCAGTAAAACTGTTATTGCGGAACAGCCAGGCATGACTGATCCGCGCTGTTTCCAACGAGAAAGGACGCGGACCGCCTCAGCTGGCGTTGCCCTGCTCTACGAGGTTCCAGCAACTGCAACCCGACGCAATGAAGCGACCCGCTGCCACACTGATGGGCACTTGGCACACAGACCTGTAGAGAGAGCAGCCCAACACCTCTCTTCATACACACCCTACGCCAAAGTACAGAGAGGCGCAGCTGCACATGTAAACATCCAGTCTCTGTTTGAGGAGGATGTCATCACCGAGTTGTGCTCCAAACTGGCAGACCTTCCAATCAATGACAGAGCAGAGGGACTGGCCACTTTACTGCAAGCATGTGTTGAGTTTGGCTTGGAGGCCCAGAGCCCTCCAGTCTTGATTCTGTTGAAAGAGTGCCTGGAGCTGCTTCCCAGCAGGGATGTCGGGGTGGCACAGCTCTGCCAACTAGGAAAGGTGGCGTGTGCTCTGGAAGGCCGTGGGTCCAGCCTGGTGGCAGAGGTCATGAACTCCATCAGCTGTGCTGTAGAGGATATGGTCTCTCccagtgaggcagcagcagttTACTCCCTGCTGACAGTTTTATATGAGCCCAGCTGCCAGCAGCAAGCACTGATGCTGTCTGTTCTGCACAGACAAACTCAAAGGCAGATCAATAGGCTGAAATCCAGCCAAGTCAGTGACATTCTCCAGTGTCtgctgaagttaaatcagaaacAG acCATTTCCTTGGTGCTGAGGCTGAGTCACAGAGCGTCACGGGTCTTTAAAGCTTTCAGTGATGATGAAATAATCAAGGTGCTCTCCGCTCTAATAACTCTGGGGCAACATGATGAAGAACTCCTGGCTGCCATGGAGAAACATCTACCTG AGAGGCTGGGAACGTGTGATCCAGAGCTGATCAGTAAGGTCATGGAATACTGTTTGCATATGAGGTGCCGCTCTGAGCCTATTTTTGAGGCTGTGGCTGAGAACTTTGTGTGCAGTGCTGAGAGGCACACCGACACACAGATCGCCAAACAGGTTGTTGCTATTGGCCGACTCAACTACCTGCCACAG TGTTCCAGTCAGATGTTCAAAAAGCTGGAGAACGTTTTGACGACCAGATTTTCCCACTTCCAGCCTCGCTCCCTACTGGATATGCTGCACGCCTGCATTCACCTGGAACGCTTTCCACTCAACTACATGAACAAGATCTTCAGCCCTTACTTCCTACAGAAGCTGCAAG ATAAGGGCGAACCTGTGGACAAGAACGCTTTGAGACAACTGACGCAGCTTCATCTCTCTGCCTCACTAGAGTGTACTTACTACTGG GGTCCCAGACTTCCCTTTTCTCTCCATGTGAAGAAGTTTTCCTCTTTGGACCAGGCCTTTGAGAGCCCTATGGAGACACTGCTCTACAGACAGGTCAAAGGTCCACTTATGCAGCTACTGGGGGGTAAATATTTCTTTGCCAGAGTTTTTACCCCCATTGGATACACTGTAG ATGTAGAGATTTGTCTGGATGAGAATGGATTCATTCTTCCCCAGTCTCAGTGGGAAAGCACAAACAAAAG AATTGCATTGTGCTTGGATGGGCAAAGCCGGTTCTGTGCCAACACGCGACACCTACTGGGGAAGGAAGCCACAAAGAGGAGACACCTTTATAGGATGGGGTATGAGGTGGTGGAG
- the LOC122839618 gene encoding FAST kinase domain-containing protein 3, mitochondrial-like isoform X2, with amino-acid sequence MKSVIFMSASVRTACQQASVCFPLYRGLSLCNSSERLTDAEFVSKTVIAEQPGMTDPRCFQRERTRTASAGVALLYEVPATATRRNEATRCHTDGHLAHRPVERAAQHLSSYTPYAKVQRGAAAHVNIQSLFEEDVITELCSKLADLPINDRAEGLATLLQACVEFGLEAQSPPVLILLKECLELLPSRDVGVAQLCQLGKVACALEGRGSSLVAEVMNSISCAVEDMVSPSEAAAVYSLLTVLYEPSCQQQALMLSVLHRQTQRQINRLKSSQVSDILQCLLKLNQKQTISLVLRLSHRASRVFKAFSDDEIIKVLSALITLGQHDEELLAAMEKHLPERLGTCDPELISKVMEYCLHMRCRSEPIFEAVAENFVCSAERHTDTQIAKQVVAIGRLNYLPQCSSQMFKKLENVLTTRFSHFQPRSLLDMLHACIHLERFPLNYMNKIFSPYFLQKLQDKGEPVDKNALRQLTQLHLSASLECTYYWGPRLPFSLHVKKFSSLDQAFESPMETLLYRQVKGPLMQLLGDVEICLDENGFILPQSQWESTNKRIALCLDGQSRFCANTRHLLGKEATKRRHLYRMGYEVVEIPYFEFENQKTQEEQVQYLHDKIFPAVSKFRLSHHTS; translated from the exons ATGAAGTCCGTCATCTTTATGTCAGCGTCAGTCAGGACGGCATGCCAACAagcctctgtgtgttttcctctgtaCCGTGGCCTCAGTCTCTGCAACTCTTCAGAAAGACTCACAGACGCTGAGTTTGTCAGTAAAACTGTTATTGCGGAACAGCCAGGCATGACTGATCCGCGCTGTTTCCAACGAGAAAGGACGCGGACCGCCTCAGCTGGCGTTGCCCTGCTCTACGAGGTTCCAGCAACTGCAACCCGACGCAATGAAGCGACCCGCTGCCACACTGATGGGCACTTGGCACACAGACCTGTAGAGAGAGCAGCCCAACACCTCTCTTCATACACACCCTACGCCAAAGTACAGAGAGGCGCAGCTGCACATGTAAACATCCAGTCTCTGTTTGAGGAGGATGTCATCACCGAGTTGTGCTCCAAACTGGCAGACCTTCCAATCAATGACAGAGCAGAGGGACTGGCCACTTTACTGCAAGCATGTGTTGAGTTTGGCTTGGAGGCCCAGAGCCCTCCAGTCTTGATTCTGTTGAAAGAGTGCCTGGAGCTGCTTCCCAGCAGGGATGTCGGGGTGGCACAGCTCTGCCAACTAGGAAAGGTGGCGTGTGCTCTGGAAGGCCGTGGGTCCAGCCTGGTGGCAGAGGTCATGAACTCCATCAGCTGTGCTGTAGAGGATATGGTCTCTCccagtgaggcagcagcagttTACTCCCTGCTGACAGTTTTATATGAGCCCAGCTGCCAGCAGCAAGCACTGATGCTGTCTGTTCTGCACAGACAAACTCAAAGGCAGATCAATAGGCTGAAATCCAGCCAAGTCAGTGACATTCTCCAGTGTCtgctgaagttaaatcagaaacAG acCATTTCCTTGGTGCTGAGGCTGAGTCACAGAGCGTCACGGGTCTTTAAAGCTTTCAGTGATGATGAAATAATCAAGGTGCTCTCCGCTCTAATAACTCTGGGGCAACATGATGAAGAACTCCTGGCTGCCATGGAGAAACATCTACCTG AGAGGCTGGGAACGTGTGATCCAGAGCTGATCAGTAAGGTCATGGAATACTGTTTGCATATGAGGTGCCGCTCTGAGCCTATTTTTGAGGCTGTGGCTGAGAACTTTGTGTGCAGTGCTGAGAGGCACACCGACACACAGATCGCCAAACAGGTTGTTGCTATTGGCCGACTCAACTACCTGCCACAG TGTTCCAGTCAGATGTTCAAAAAGCTGGAGAACGTTTTGACGACCAGATTTTCCCACTTCCAGCCTCGCTCCCTACTGGATATGCTGCACGCCTGCATTCACCTGGAACGCTTTCCACTCAACTACATGAACAAGATCTTCAGCCCTTACTTCCTACAGAAGCTGCAAG ATAAGGGCGAACCTGTGGACAAGAACGCTTTGAGACAACTGACGCAGCTTCATCTCTCTGCCTCACTAGAGTGTACTTACTACTGG GGTCCCAGACTTCCCTTTTCTCTCCATGTGAAGAAGTTTTCCTCTTTGGACCAGGCCTTTGAGAGCCCTATGGAGACACTGCTCTACAGACAGGTCAAAGGTCCACTTATGCAGCTACTGGGGG ATGTAGAGATTTGTCTGGATGAGAATGGATTCATTCTTCCCCAGTCTCAGTGGGAAAGCACAAACAAAAG AATTGCATTGTGCTTGGATGGGCAAAGCCGGTTCTGTGCCAACACGCGACACCTACTGGGGAAGGAAGCCACAAAGAGGAGACACCTTTATAGGATGGGGTATGAGGTGGTGGAG